The Corallococcus silvisoli genome contains a region encoding:
- the recN gene encoding DNA repair protein RecN has product MLLGLRISNVAVIEEVEVAFGAGLTVLTGETGAGKSILVDALGLLLGGRADADVIRAGCEDAAVEGVFARTPVLGARLEELGLPDLGEEVLVRRVLGRTGRGKVYVNGALVTLGVLGKLTRGAVDIAGQHEHVSLFDSGLHRVLLDKYGGLDEALAAYGREWANLREVDARMDALGGDDAKVRERAEFLRFQLDEITRLEPESGEDVKLDAERRRLGSAQKLKRQGAEAELLVAGEAPSAVEIVGRALGLVHEGVKCDATLAPVAQSLSTALSELEEAARRLNRYVEGLESDPGRLGEVEERLDALKRLCRKHGVTLDGVLQKRGELETELGTLENRREILEELNQERRRVEERARKAAQALSRARKASAGAFSQQVRDGLGGLAMGKAAFEVRVTPGEALRPDGLDEVEFFFSANPGEPARPLAKVASGGEASRLLLALKRALADSDACGCYVLDEADAGVSGAIADVVGRMIREVSSHRQVLCITHLPQVAAYADAHLLIRKSMKGERTVSQVLPLAAGPERTQELARMMSGVEVTREALGAAEALMRSAHRSPRARRESGPEGTSPRGRLRRTA; this is encoded by the coding sequence GTGCTGCTGGGTCTTCGGATTTCGAACGTTGCGGTGATTGAGGAGGTGGAGGTGGCGTTTGGCGCCGGCCTCACCGTCCTCACGGGTGAGACAGGGGCCGGCAAGTCCATTCTCGTGGACGCGCTGGGCCTGCTGCTCGGGGGCAGGGCGGATGCGGACGTCATCCGCGCGGGCTGCGAGGACGCGGCGGTGGAGGGCGTGTTCGCCCGGACGCCCGTGCTCGGCGCGCGCCTGGAGGAACTGGGCCTGCCGGACCTGGGAGAAGAGGTGCTCGTGCGCCGCGTGCTCGGGCGCACCGGGCGCGGAAAGGTCTACGTCAACGGCGCGCTGGTGACGCTGGGCGTGCTGGGGAAGCTCACCCGGGGCGCGGTGGACATCGCCGGCCAGCACGAGCACGTGAGCCTCTTCGACTCCGGGCTGCACCGGGTGCTGCTCGACAAGTACGGGGGCCTGGACGAAGCGCTGGCCGCGTACGGCCGCGAGTGGGCGAACCTGCGGGAGGTGGACGCGCGCATGGACGCCCTGGGCGGTGACGACGCCAAGGTGCGCGAGCGCGCGGAGTTCCTGCGCTTCCAGCTGGACGAAATCACGCGCCTGGAGCCGGAGTCCGGCGAGGACGTGAAGCTGGACGCGGAGCGCCGGCGGCTGGGCAGCGCGCAGAAGCTCAAGCGCCAGGGGGCGGAGGCGGAGCTGCTGGTGGCGGGCGAGGCGCCCTCCGCGGTGGAGATCGTCGGGCGCGCGCTGGGGCTCGTGCACGAGGGCGTCAAGTGCGACGCGACGCTCGCGCCGGTGGCGCAGTCGCTCAGCACGGCGCTGTCCGAACTGGAGGAGGCGGCGCGCCGGCTCAACCGCTACGTGGAGGGGCTGGAGTCCGACCCCGGGCGGCTGGGCGAGGTGGAGGAGCGGCTGGACGCGCTCAAGCGGCTGTGCCGCAAGCACGGCGTGACGCTGGACGGCGTCCTCCAGAAGCGCGGCGAGCTGGAGACGGAGCTGGGCACGCTGGAGAACCGGCGCGAAATCCTGGAGGAGCTGAACCAGGAGCGCCGCCGGGTGGAGGAGCGGGCGCGCAAGGCGGCGCAGGCGCTGTCCCGCGCGCGCAAGGCGAGCGCCGGGGCCTTCTCCCAGCAGGTGCGCGACGGGCTGGGGGGGCTGGCCATGGGCAAGGCCGCCTTCGAGGTGCGCGTCACGCCTGGAGAGGCGCTGCGTCCGGACGGCCTGGACGAAGTGGAGTTCTTCTTCAGCGCGAACCCGGGCGAACCGGCGCGGCCCCTGGCGAAGGTGGCCTCCGGCGGCGAGGCGAGCCGGCTGCTGCTCGCGCTCAAGCGTGCACTGGCGGACAGTGACGCGTGCGGCTGTTACGTGCTGGACGAAGCGGACGCGGGCGTGAGCGGCGCCATCGCGGACGTGGTGGGTCGGATGATTCGCGAGGTCAGCTCCCACCGGCAGGTGCTGTGCATCACGCATCTTCCGCAGGTGGCGGCCTACGCGGACGCGCACCTGCTCATCCGCAAGAGCATGAAGGGGGAGCGCACCGTGTCCCAGGTTCTCCCTCTGGCGGCGGGCCCCGAGCGCACCCAGGAGCTGGCGCGGATGATGTCCGGCGTGGAGGTCA